taaaccagcacatgaccatcttaaaccagcacatgaccatcttaaaccagcacatgatcatcttaaaccagcacatggccatcttaaaccagcacatgaccatcttaaaccagcacaaaccagctaccatgctccAAAACCTATACTAACCAGCATACGCTGGTTTTTTTCATCAGGGATGTGGGATATTACTAACATGTCTGATTTGAAATGTGCACAAAACTGTAAAAGCGTCTTTTGAAATGGCTATATAACGTTTCCATTACTTAGTAGGAATGTTAGCAAAACATTCCTTAACATATTTTTGTTAGCTGGGATTTCACAGAACTGAAACAGAACCAAATGTCTCATGATGTCTCTTCTCTGATGAATTATAGTGAAAATAAAGTGCAGTTTTGTCGGAGACCCAGATCAGGATTGAGTGTCTGAGACTCAAACCCAAGCCTTGGTTTAACAGTGGATGTGTGTGTTGCAGATGGTTCAGGGTGTAAGCGCACATGGGACGGATGGCTGTGTTGGGATGATTTAGACGCAGGGTTCACGTCAGCTCAGCACTGTCCTGATTATTATGATAACTTTGACACGTCAGGTGAGTCCCATCATCACCATCGCATCACATCCATGAGATGTCCTGTTCAACACTGACTCATTACTGAACTGTGTTTGATCAGAAATGGCCACAAAGATTTGCACCGAGTCGGGTCATTGGTTCGTTCATCCACAGAGTAACAGAACGTGGACAAATTACACAGAATGTACAAACGTGTCCCATGatcacaagagggtgagaacacgtctgctttatatttcacatcagGTTTATTTGCTGAAGTCTACTGTAACAACGTTTGAATGATATTTCTTCGGCTGTTTGCttgtatttttgtatatgtCATAtattgattttgtgtttttcagacagCTTTGAATCTCTTTTATTTGGCTTTGATCGGTCATGGATTGTCACTCatatctttgtttgtttctctgGGGATATTCTTCTACTATAAGTAAGTCACGTGAGGACACATCTTGTGTATTGTGTCACCTGCTGTTCGTCATCTAACATATCTGCCTGTTTTTCTTCTCTCAGGAATTTAAGTTGTCAGAGGATAACTCTACATAAGAATCTCTTCTTCTCTTTTGTGTTGAACTCCGTGATCACGATCGTCTTTTTCACATGTGTCGCCAACTAGCAAGAAGTAACACAAGCCAATCCAGTGAGTGCACAACATACGGTCACACAGCGTTGCCCATGTGATGACTTACTCTTCATGTAGCGGCACGTAGAACCAGACGCTTTCATTGATCGAAGTGTTGCTGCTGAAATAATCCGAAGAGAGCACAATCTGTTCATAGAAACATGTTCATGTTAACACTAGATGCTTTTCAAATGTACATAACAGCTTCCTCCCAGTCATGACTTTCACTAAACTTGTGTTATTTACAATCTCGTGTTGTTCAAAATTGTTTCGATGAAACCAGATTAAAAAGCCCCGTCGGGTCAAATTAACCTaaggcttttattttttatgatgtttataAATGATATTACCAAAGCATCTATTTATTATTTAGGTGAAACTGTGCGCTTGAATTATTACACGGCTAAGAAAAGTGACTTTCTTCCTTCAGCTTTGAACAGAAAACAACAGCACAAAAACTTAGCTGACGACTATAAATAATCATTTCATGTCTCTGGACATTTCTTTctgatcagaatcagaatcagaatcagaagagctttattgccaagtgtgcttgcacacacaaggaattttctttggtgttggaagcttctagtacagacattcaacacaatgacaatacaatataatacgatgtCACATAGAAAGGTGACGTAATAGGTTTTGTAGCCATGTCAGAAACAAACTTCATGTGCATGGGTTCATTTGACCCGCTGGCGCTTTTAGGCGTATACAGCCGACTCTGGCGCGTCTAGTATTAGAGAAAAGAGAGTATGGTTGGAGCAGACggtaaatgtttgtgtgttttgtctcaGGTGAGCTGTAAGGTGTCTGTGTTCATTCATCATTATCTGATGGGATGTAATTATTTCTGGATGTTATGTGAGGGGATTTATCTGCACACACTCATTGTCGTGGCTGTCTTCGCTGAGAAACAACACCTCATGTGGTATTATCTGTTAGGATGGGGTAGGTTTTCTTACGTTTTTCAGACTGTTCTGCATGTTACTCACTACTTTAGTGAATGCTTTCAAATGCTTTCAGGCTTCCCGTTGATACCTGCGTTCATTCATGCAGTAGCCAGGAGTTATTATTACAATGACAAGTGAGTATAGAAGAAACACATCACGGAAAATCATCCGTGACCGTCAGGACGCAGGCTTTTCATTAAgaactcttaaagggacagttcacctaaaaggGCCCTATGAACATGGCTTCAGAAGATCTGTAATATGAGTATGAGTATGACTCATTTTACTGATATTTGAATGATGTTTTCCTCATTTTGGAGCGTGACAGTTCTAGTCCctattcactttcattgcattAAAAACGGCGCTTGTTTCACAAtttcaggtgaactatccctttaagatttatAAGCGTAAGTAAATCATGGCAGAATTGTGTCTTTTGTTTGTTCTGCAGCTGTTGGATCAGCTCAAACACGTCTCTGCTTTACATTATCCACGGGCCCATCTGTGCGGCACTGTTGGTAAGTCTGTTCTGTGTTTTCTGCTCTTTCTTTTCCTTCTACACTTCATCTCACACACGATCTCTTGCTCTTTCATCCTTTGGCGATGTGTTCCCAACAATCAAGCAATGCTTCAAAATCAAagtgttgtgttttcttttcttgtttgGCTGCGGTCGAATGTGACCAAACCTTATTAGTTACACATTTCCTAAAGACCTCAAGGAGAACAGAGGACTAAACCGCATTtaaagaaatcaaataaaaatgcttgAAAACAGGGACGCCGGGACATGCTAACACAAGTATAGCGTGTAGCCAAGACCTCAAAGTGCCCGGGTCATCTCATAAGACGCATTTGATTTGATAAAGCGACACATTTGCATGACCCCTCAAATTTAGGGTGCGGTTTTGATTCGTAATGATGAAATAAAAGGTGTGGATTTCTCTCTCCTCGCGGTTGATGTCTCGCGTTTGCTCTCAGGTGAATCTCTTCTTTCTCTTGAACATTGTGAGAGTGTTGATCACTAAACTGAAGGTGACGCATCAGGCAGAATCCAGTCTGTACATGAGAGCCGTGAGAGCCACTCTCATCCTCGTCCCTCTGCTGGGCATTCAGTATTTACTGCTGCCGTACAAACCCGACGGACGCCTCGCCTCCGAGATATTCATGCCCACAATGATCATACTCATGCATTACCAGGTAGGTGAAGAAAGAAgatgtccgtttttaaaatggaAACGAAAGTCACATGTAATGATGTGGTTGCGTTCCACAGGGCCTCTTGGTCGCCACCATATTTTGCTTTTTCAATAGTGAGGTGAGGTCCAGCTTTAACGCAGagataaatgtgtatttcaatgttgttttctgtctttGAAAGCAGATCTGTACCTCATATTCTTTTCACACGTGATTTGTAGGTTCAGGGTGTGTTAAGGCGGCACTGGAACCAGTACAGAATCCAGTTCGCCAACACGGAGGCCTTGCGTTCCGCATCTTACGCCGCATCCTCCATGACAGAAGTACATCGATGTTACAGCATCGACAGTCACATGGACACGCTGAACGGCAAGAGTTTTCACAGTCTGGAGACCACCATCCTCAGATCAGACAGCCTGTACATGTGAGACGTTCAGATGAGAGGGATGAAGAGAACTACTTACTGACATCAGAACTACTGTAACGTCTCCTCTTTATGGATGGGATTAACAGTTTGTGCCTTTGTTTTGGAGACAACGCGCTTTGATGTGGAATATTAAAGTTATGTGAGCATTTTCCACAGCGGAGCGTCGTGGAGTCGGAACTGACCTGTAGTGGACGCTCTGTGTGTAAATCAAGGAGTACAGATGTAGTGTGAGGAtttcttctttcttcttcaTGGCTCTGTATCCGGGCGCTGGCTGAAGGTTTGTGGTTTGAAGAGAGACGGATAAAGACACCCCGGCAAACTCAAAAACTGTGGATTGCACCGTTCACGATCTGTTTTCAAACAATGGAAGACAGAAGATATTGATGACATTCTCCTGCATGGCATTAAACTTCTTGTTATTTGTTATCGGTCGTCTGATTTAAGGatgcacattttcattttgttcctGACAAGTTTTTGATCAGTTATCAGTTAAAGGAAGAACTCcactaaaaatctaaattctgtacTCGTTTTTTACACGGAagaccaaagaagatattttgagaaatgtctcggtggttttgtgttcatacaatggaagtcaacggagtTCAGTgctgtttgattatcaacattcttcaaaatatcttccttagtgttctgaagaagatagaaatgtgggtgagtaaatgatgacagaattctcattcaTGTCTGACTCTGTTACTTTATTCTCGTTTCTCTGGTGTTCATGAATGTTGGTGTAGTTGGAAACAGGTTTAGTTTCATTCAACAGTGTCTCTATGTCTGGAACATACAGATGCCTTTGTcactttttcacgttttctacatttttaagTGCACGTGCTGGATAAATACACATTCATATTTTAAGATGTAAATATATAGATACATCTCAGTGTGTAAGGAGTGTTTGTGttattgtatatataaatatatttataaacgtGTGTATTCTGTATTCTGTGTCTTTATATTTGTCATAAGCtgttatgatgatgatgatgatgatgatgtcaaaACCGGTGTAGATGTACCACAATTCAATTCTGTCAGAACtctttgtttattgtattgtttagTTTGTGTCACTGTAGGTGTGAGCTGGAGGATTCGTAAGCACTTGAAAACAAATATAGATTTTAAACATCTCCCAAAGTTGTGTTTCTCTCAGTTGTTACAGCTGTGACACAGAAGTTTAAGAATAATCTGTATTATTTGTTGATGTAGAGTACATGTGACTACATATAACTGAAGATATAAAACTTGAAATGATTCCTTCAGACTAATATTTGACAATTCACCGTATTGTGTTGAAAggatctgattggttgattgaaaGGAGTGGATGTGAGGATGaggatgtttttaaatataaagacaGGATCAGCTGACATGTGTCTCTGTCTATGACATCAGCGCAGGAAGAAACACGACAGCATGATGTGTGCACATGTTGTTCATCAAATGAATGATGATATATTGCAGTCGGTCAAATTCCAAATGTAGGACAGGCCCTCACACCTCATCAGACCCTAAACATATAGCACAAGAACCATGACCAGCGAATGATCTTCTTTAGAATCACAGCTGGAAAACTTCTGTTCGCATGTGTGGGTTCTGATACAAAACTACGTGCAGATATGACTGATCTGAGACTCTCTCTTCATGGACGGACTCATACAAATGTCTTCTGGAAACATCTTGGATTTATAAAATCTATACATAAAAtggcaaataataataataatacatatgtaTGGAAAAACAATATCAAGAAAGATTTCTAAAGCCGAGAAGCAGTCATCATTATGATGTCATCATCAAACCACCTTCTGCTGAGAAACGGGCAGTGTTTGCATTGACAGTTCGTTCAACTTTAATGATTTTCCTTTCTCTTATTGTATTATGGGAACTGTCCAGCATTCATGGAAGTCTTCAGTTCTGTGAGAAACACTCATGAGCTCGACACCAAACACCACAGACGTCCAAATGAAAACGTCTTGACATGGACAATAAAGAAAGGTCATTTAATAGCACATCCTTTAGAGAAAACCCGTCTGGTCGCTGAAACTCTTGGTTTCTTTATTTACTGTGTGTTTAGTTGATGCTGATGTCATTTTTGTTCATCCAGTCTCTTTGAAAGGGTTTATCACTATTGCAATGTTCTCATTCTGAATCCCGTCCAAACATCATGATCCAAATACTAGAAAATTccattaaaattaaaactacaaaCAATGATTGTCATAACAAATCAGCAGAGTCTCTGGGTGGGTCACAAAATAACATGGGCTTTAAAATTGAGAAAAGAACTTTCACAGCATTTCACTGAAATTTAACAccggtatttttatgtgtatacattatatagatatcaaagtgatagttcacccaaaaatgaaaattcttatttaacctcaagttgttccaaacctgaatgaatGTCtatgttccgttgaacacagagaaagatatttggaagaatgtttctGGGAcatctttgactaccatagtagaaaaaatgaaaatggtagtcaaaggttgcttccctaaattcttcaaaatatctcgttttgtggtcaacagaacaaaaaaaaatcaaattattgttcctactatggtagtcaatgctgtcccagaaatctcagttgctgacTTTCCTCTAATGCCTGGATTTCATTCCTATAGACAATACAGGTACAGAAGTCATTCTAGGTGCAGATGTCCCAGAATCCTCTCTACGGCCTCGATCTGAAGCATCAGAAATCAATCAGACACCGGTAACACAAGCCAAAAAGCACTGGGGCCGTGATCTTCCTCTGATTGTGTGCTTTTACTGGCAGACGCTGATGTTTTCAAAGAACACTCATTAGTAAGAACTCATTGTTCACGTAAGAGGATCTTTGAAGTGCTGGACTTTCCTGCTGTATTCACAGTATTGATGAACTGATTCATTTGTGGTCGGTCTGCTAAAGCTTCGAACATTTCCCATGAACCCTTGCTGCAGGGATCACAGCAATCCTGCTGCTTTCATCTTTTATAAGCTTCCTGATGTTAAACAGCTGTAGAGCAAATCTTTCACCCAGTTTTATAGACTCCATTTATAGAATTGtttataaaaaggcaaatacCTGAaggtgaaataaaaacacattcacaaacaatagagcgcctgtatgcattatttctgataacaagcaaaagaaacccaGATGAACCGTTTCTTAGCTAAActctacattttttatttaataaaatgaacacaacaaaattcaaaaaatcgtttatttaatacaattattatacaataaacgAATAatctaaattaatattaacataaacaaaataaagtataaatagttctattattagacactagccaaacacaaaccggaagttaactgggggtcaggcgcgcgcgcGCGTCCGAGGAAACGGTCTATAGTAtatggggctagttgtcacatcTCTGTAACTAAAAATCCAACTACACAGATGTGTGTTTGCTCAAACAGTGGTTTAATGAAAATCATAGTCAAGCAGAAGAGAATATACaacacaaatcaaacaaaacattacatggcaaataaataaatcagttTGATCTGACAATTGCAGGAGTTGCCGGTTTTGATCTGTTCTGAATCGGAGAGGTTTTTCACAGCCAAGACAGTAACGCATCACTTTCAGAAACACTGAGAAAAACCGTGAGAAACATTTATAATGCGAGTAAACCTAACAAACCACTGGACCGTACcaaccaaacaaacacacatctggAAAAGCCAGCGCAGGAAAAGAATGAGATTCCATTCCTGGAGAACAATGGACGGAATTCCACAGTCACATCTGGAGCGAGAATGAGTTCTGCTCAAAGACACACGCATGACTGAAATAACCCATAAAAACCTTCGTCCTGTTCAGTTCCTCGTGGACATTTTCAATCCTTCATGCACTTTCTGACTTTCCAGGAAAACTCCTTCGTGTTCTGTAAGGGAATCCTGCTGTTTATTTCACTTTGTTAAAGATTGTGCTCCTAAAAAAAAGAGAATCTTAAGTCTTACGATattctcttgagaaaaagagtcagaaatctgtcaacagtgtgtcaaactgagctcagatgtgtctcgtctgcgatcaaaagtcaatatgatcGAAGATGTCGATATCAACtcagatgatttcacctctacCGTCATTCATTTACGCCTCAGACTCTTCGTGTGTTTCATCAGTCACACTCTCATTTGACTCTTTTGACTTCTGAACAGCTTTaggagaaacatttgagatacaTGAAACAGTGAGATCTACTGAGCAATGAGAAACATCAGGGCCCGTGTTCACAAACCATTTCATCTTAACACTAAGAGCTCTCCTAAACAGCGGGAAAAGTTGTTAGTTTCCACTATTCACAACgctgctgagagcaacttttactGAGGAACAGAAAGAAATGTTAAGCTAAGAAAAAGGGCGGGGTTGACCTGtttgctatggatgatgtcagcaggCTTACTGACTATGAGCACAGTGATTgtctctgtcagtcatttaatcagagaaatattatagaatgaggtcatatttaaattaagatcttaaaataaaaatgtattcaaattcaaataaaatatttgaatatataaTTATTGCCGTATTGAAATTAAGATGATAAAACATGCACCAAGTTACTGATTCAAcaagtgaagagttcatttacaaaaacagataactctaaAGTTTTTAtagtgcattccaattaatatcaatcaaaccgtttgttttttatttaggaacaacaactttcaaaaatactataaaacacaataaacacgcGATAACACAATAAAGAACATGGAGTTATCTTTTGCAGATAAACTATATGTTGTTCATATAAAGTATATGTGGGCAGCATTAGCAGATATTAGTAGTCTTTATGGTCGagctcattgtcatgaaatctttctCAAATGTTTAAGAAGGCAGACTGCCGGTGTAACTGCCATTTGAGGATTGTTGTGAGTTGGTGTTAAGAGTGCTCCTAATGTCTCACAGGTTTAGAAGATAGTTTTAGCGCTGAACCGCTTTGTGAAACACTCTCTTAGCACAAACATACAGGAGAGTCCTAAAATGAGGACAGACGCCCATTATTCTGAAGAGTTTCTCCTAGAAGTGAGGAGCTTcttttagccttaagatgtttCGTGAATACGGGTGTTTCATGACAAGACAAAAgtcttaaacaaacaaacaaaatgaagtgaatgtgatgtgatgtgatgtgttggGTGTTCTGTCGTGCACCAGCACAGGAAATGGAATCTTCAGAATAGGAAGTCGTCGTCCCAGTTAAAGCACATGCTGTCACAGATCCATAATGCACAGATGAGAGTCTCGCTTTTATTCTCGttttctcctcttctctctcttcctctcataGGTCCGCCCGCGGTGGCTTCTAGCGAGAGCACGTTTTCATCTTTTGCAGCTTCCTGCTATTGTTCTTCAGTGGACTCGTGGAGCCCCACCAGAGCCGTGGCGTTATCTGGGAAAAAGGTGGAATGTTAAATCACAGCCTTTCCTGTCTGTCAGCGGGAACCGCAGCCAAACACCACAGCTATAGACAGAGCCGCCCATGACCTATGACCTCCAGAATCAGGCCTTTTGTGTCACAGACCATAATCATCTAAAACTCTCAACCCGACAGAAGACTGTCAGGAGAGAAATCCTTCGCTCGGGTTTGATGGACTCCGCCTTCTTTTAGGTCAAACTGTTCATTATCTCTTATGGCAAACATTACCATCTCAGAGATTCTCCGGCGCTGTGTGCGGCCAGTTTGAAATCAGCTGCCGAGGTGGAAAGAGgcttttttaacacatttcttttctttcacacacacattaatcCAGTCACTGAAGTGTTGCTCGGTCATTAATTGAAGTTTTACTCATCGTCTGAGAATTTCAGTGAAGAGCAACACACACAGCCCGTGTCCTCCTGTGACAGTGGATCCAGCTCACGTCCGCCGCCTGCTCTTCAAGACGCTGGGTGGGATGATAATTCACCAAATGATGTAAGACTCGACAGCCCTGAAGCGGCGTTTGTTTTCATGGTTTAACGGAAGCCAGATGTTGGGAACGGTCGTGCGTCAGGCCTTATTACAACACGGCACATTTCATGTGTTCTTGCTCGATGGCATGTTTTAGAGACATCACAACTGCTTGAGAGATCCTTCCCAGAGTCCTTCAGGGCATTGAGAGTCAGGAAGGATAAGGAGGGTAGCTTGgaaaaaccacacacacacacacacacacacacacacgagagcGCTGCCAGCGTGTTGCCGTCACCGCGGGCGAGGCTTGAGGAAGGTCACGGGCTGATGGGGTCGCTCGGTGGATGGACGGTAAAGTCTGCCCTGGGAATCGAGCGGAGATTGAACAGATTTAGCCGCTGCTGCTATATTCACTTCCCCGGGAAAGCAGAAATATTTCCCTCCCTGACGGGCAGCTGGGTGGGCGGGGTGTGCGATGGAGTTTGACTGAAGATGGACTCGCTGACCCAAAACCTTCAGTTCCCCCGCTGCTGTGTTTCTGAATCCTCACACTTCTTCTCTGTCGCTCGTCCGGTGATCGTGAGGGAAAACGAGCCGACACCATGTGTGCTTCATGCTGAGCTTTTACGACACGGCACCAGTCCCTGTTATTCACAGCACACTTTACTTCATGAGCAACACCGTGcgtttgtgctctgcattttaCTGCCAcaatctgtgtgtttgtttacacaTAAACATCATCGACTCTGTTCATCTCATTTAAATCTGTTCACGACACCCCTCACCCCACGTGGGATTCAACCTCCAACCTTCTGCTTACTAAAAACATGACACTCTGATTGTGTAATACAGCAGTGCGATGTGTAGAGaagacccacacacacacacaaacgcacgcacactcgtgcacacacacacatccacacacacacacactcatgatcacacacacacatccacatacacacacacgaacgCACACTCGTGCACACacattcccacacacacacacacacgcgcgcgcgtgcacacacacatccacacgcacgcacgcacgcacacacacatccacacacacgaacacacgcacgcacacacacatccccccacacacacacacacacacacacgtgcgcagaaacacgcgcgcgcgcacacacgtgCGCAGaaacacgcgcgcacacaaacacacgtatgcacacacacatccacacgcacacacatgaacacacacacacatccccacacacacgcacacacgcacgcacacacacacacacacacacacacacacacgcgcgcgcgtgcacacacacatccacacgcacgcacgcacacacacatccacacacacgaacacacgcacgcacacacacatcccccccacacacacacacacgtgcgcagaaacacgcgcgcgcgcacacacgtgCGCAGaaacacgcgcgcacacaaacacacgtatgcacacacacatccacacgcacacacatgaacacacacacacatccccacacacacacacacacgcgcgcagaaacacacgcatgcacacacacatccacacgcacacatacacaagcacacatacacacacacacacacacacaaacacgcacacacacacgcacgcacgcacacacacacacacggtcagTGAGTGAGTGGGGCTGAGCGTTGTGTCATGGGGTGGTGGAGTGGGTGTGTGGCTGCCGGGTTTACGTGACCTGAGTGAAGCCTGCGCTCTGCTCCGGGATGTGAGGCGATGGACGACAGCCAGATGAATGCAAGTGTCCGAGCCAGATGTCCAGATGTTTTCACTTCTTACTCACCTCCTCAGATATCAACCATCATCTGAGCTCTGAATGCTCTCTAAGCACTTTTCCTCTGTGAATGAATATCTgatcaaacaaaaatatgtcaCATAAAAGTAATTCTCGATTCATGCAGTATAATAAAATGATCTATATTTCAAATATTGTATACATGAAATGATTTCACAGAACTGTAGTTTTGCAGGTAGGTTTCTTCAACATTGCCACAGTTCTTCTGGATTTAGCCTCAGACTCGATGATGGTGGACTCCCTGTGGATATAAACATCACACTGGATGattataaataatgacaaaagaaATGTACACTGATTTTTCCCACTGACACACTACAGCAAAAATAACTACATTATTTTCATATGTCATCAGAATGATTATGTTTTACATACATACCTTAAACTTTTTAATCTCTTATTCAGATCATCGTCTcaaagaaaaatgttattttgtgaATGGCATAAACTATGAAAACATCAGGAGCAGAAGAACAAAGAATAGAAGAGTTGATCATGGGTTGCGTGACGTGTGTCAGTATAATGAGTCAGCTGTTCGCTCAGGTGTTCACATCACATCAATGCTCCAAAGACgccaaagaaaatgaaaacccaGAGGAGCGCCTGAGGGCAGAAGTGTTTGCTTTGATTCACTGATATCACCGTGTGTTTGTTCTGCGTACAGCAGCCGTTCTTTCACACGCTCTGGAAGTCAACATTCCAGATGCAAAGCCACGAGCACTCCGCCATCCATCAACGTGCGTCACACGCTTACACCAACAGGCCTTTTTCTGGACAACCCTCATAAAAGTGCCGCCGGGACGTTTGTGACCATTTCAAAGAGATTGATGAGATCTCTTTTGAAACATTTGTGAGACACTCGTTTTCGAAATATCTGAGAAATAGATGatactttaaagggacagttcacccaaaaatgaaaattctgtcatcttttactcacgctcgtgtcatttcacacctgtatataaatgactttgttctgatgaacacaaagaaagagatttggaagaatgattttcagttctgggacatcattgactgccatagtaggaagaattcaatggtagtcaaaggtgccccagagcTCTTTGttttcatacattcttcaaaatatctcattatgtgttcaacagaacaaaattaaattattataataaaaatgttcccttcccactatggtagtggatgacgTCCCAGAACTGAgaattgccaacattcttccaaatatctttctccgaacatgcatgtgtgtgtgtgtgtgtgtgtgtgtgtgtgtgtgggaagggtaaaccctacagtatgggcacaaaatgtccccacaaagatggcaatatccaaaacccttgtccttgtggggacattttttggtccccatgaggaaacaagcttataaatcatacagaatgaacttttgtgaaaatgtaaaagagcagacagttgtgtgtgattgttagggttagggggagggaatatgagatacagtttgtacagtataaacaccattgtgtctatggaatgtccccataaaacatggaaacccaacatgtgtgtgtctgtgtgtctgtttgcgtgtgtgtgtgtgtgtgtgtgtacgcagGAGAAAGCAGTCAGAAAGACTTTTTGTTGGTGCAGAATGGGGTCTTGACCTCTCAACATGTGCT
The Triplophysa rosa linkage group LG7, Trosa_1v2, whole genome shotgun sequence genome window above contains:
- the calcrlb gene encoding LOW QUALITY PROTEIN: calcitonin gene-related peptide type 1 receptor (The sequence of the model RefSeq protein was modified relative to this genomic sequence to represent the inferred CDS: substituted 1 base at 1 genomic stop codon), coding for MYRCWMTSFLLLSATSQFVAVFSENNTGGMAQKNAHEMDSTRHNILTAQFECYQKIMKDTNHNKTDGSGCKRTWDGWLCWDDLDAGFTSAQHCPDYYDNFDTSEMATKICTESGHWFVHPQSNRTWTNYTECTNVSHDHKRTALNLFYLALIGHGLSLISLFVSLGIFFYYKNLSCQRITLHKNLFFSFVLNSVITIVFFTCVANXQEVTQANPVSCKVSVFIHHYLMGCNYFWMLCEGIYLHTLIVVAVFAEKQHLMWYYLLGWGFPLIPAFIHAVARSYYYNDNCWISSNTSLLYIIHGPICAALLVNLFFLLNIVRVLITKLKVTHQAESSLYMRAVRATLILVPLLGIQYLLLPYKPDGRLASEIFMPTMIILMHYQGLLVATIFCFFNSEVQGVLRRHWNQYRIQFANTEALRSASYAASSMTEVHRCYSIDSHMDTLNGKSFHSLETTILRSDSLYM